The genomic window GCGGCGCCATGGGCTTCGGCAAGTCCCGCGCCCGCCTGCTCAGCGAGAAGCAGGGCCGCGTCACCTTCGATGACGTGGCCGGCATCGATGAGGCGCGCGAGGAACTTCAGGAGATTGTCGACTTCCTGAAGGACCCACAGAAGTTCCAGCGCCTGGGCGGCAAGATTCCGAAGGGCGCACTGCTGGTGGGCCCTCCGGGCACTGGTAAGACGCTTCTGGCCCGCGCCATCGCGGGTGAGGCGAACGTGCCCTTCTTCTCCATCTCGGGCTCCGACTTCGTCGAGATGTTCGTGGGCGTCGGCGCCAGCCGCGTGCGCGACATGTTCGAGCAGGCGAAGAAGAACGCGCCGTGCATCATCTTCATCGACGAGATCGACGCCGTGGGCCGCCATCGTGGCGCGGGCCTGGGCGGCGGCAACGACGAGCGCGAGCAGACCCTCAATCAGCTGCTGGTGGAGATGGACGGCTTCGAGGCCAACGACGGCATCATCATCGTGGCGGCCACCAACCGTCCGGACGTGCTGGACCCGGCGCTGCTGCGCCCAGGCCGCTTCGACCGGCAGATCGTGGTGCCGCGCCCGGACATTCAGGGCCGCGAGAAGATCCTCAGCGTTCACATGAAGAAGGTGCCGCTGGCGCCGGACGTGAAGGCCAAGGTGATCGCGCGCGGCACGCCGGGCTTCTCGGGCGCCGATCTTGCCAACCTCGTCAACGAGGCGGCGCTGCTGGCAGCCCGCAAGGGCAAGCGCCTGGTGGCGATGACCGACTTCGAGGAAGCCAAGGACAAGGTCATGATGGGCGTGGAGCGCAAGTCCATGGCCATGACCGAAGAGGAAAAGGCGCTGACGGCCTACCACGAGGCGGGCCACGCGCTGGTCGCGCTGCATGAGCCGGCTTCCGACCCCATCCACAAGGCCACCATCATTCCGCGCGGCCGCGCGCTGGGCATGGTGATGCGCCTGCCGGAGCGGGACAGCTACAGCTACCATCGCGACAAGATGTACGCCAACCTGTCGGTGGCCATGGGCGGCCGCGTGGCGGAAGAGCTGATCTTCGGCTACGACAAGGTGACCTCGGGCGCATCCGGCGACATCCAGATGGCGACCTCGTTGGCCCGCACCATGGTGACCCAGTGGGGTATGTCGGACAAGCTCGGCCCGCTCATGTACGGCGAGAACCAGGAAGAGGTGTTCCTCGGCCACTCCATCGCCCGTACCCAGAACATCTCGGAAGAGACGGCGCGCCTGATTGACGCCGAGGTGAAGCGGATCGTGATGGAGAGCTACGAGCGCGCCAAGAAGGTTCTGACCGATCACAAGGAAGACCTGCACAAGATCGCCAAGGCGCTGCTCGAATTCGAGACGCTGGCCGGCGACGAGATCAAGGCGCTGATCGAGGGCAAGTCCATCGAGCGCCATGATGTGGAGGAAGACACCCCGCCGCCGTCCACCGGCGTGTCGGCGGTGCCGAAGACCGGCGGCCGGTCCTTCGGCGGGCCGGAGCCGCAGCCCCAGGGCTAAGGCACAAGGCCAACACAAGACACTCCCGATCGGTCGGGAATGACGTTAAGAAAAGCCCTTCTCCCTGGAGAGGGGCTTTTCTTTTGGGTGGCCTGCCATGACCGATCTCGACCACGCCCGCGCATCGCTGTCGTCCCTGCCAGAAGAGGCAAGGCTCTACCTGCGCCCAACCGGGCTCGGCTGCGTGCCCGCGCACGACCCCTCGGCCGTGCGGCGGCTGGCGGGTGGCATGGCGTGGTTCGGCCTCGTCCATATTATTGCCCGCGTGGGCAGACAGCGACGGGTGAGCGTGGTGGCGCCGGTGGGCGAGGTGGAGGCGCTGATCGACGGCTTGCCCGCCGCACACCGGGAGCGGGCAGGAATGCAGTGGCGGAACCTGCTGAAACCCCGCCCGGCGCTCGACATGGGGCACGGCAAGATGCTGTCCTTTGACCGGCCGGCGGTGATGGGCATTCTCAACGTGACGCCGGACAGCTTCTCTGATGGCGGCAAGCATGTGGACGCGCAGGTGGCCGCCGAGACCGCCTGGGCGATGATGAAGGCCGGGGCCGCCATCATCGACGTGGGGGCGGAATCCACCCGGCCAGGCGCAAAGCCGGTGTGGGAGGGAGACGAGATCGAGCGGATGCGCCTGCTCCTGGAGCGTCTGGCCCACCAGCCGGTGCCGTGGTCGGCCGATACCCGCAAGGCAGCGGTGATGCGCTACGCGCTCGGCCAAGGCGTCGGCATCATTAACGACGTCTCGGCGCTGACCTATGACCCGGAGGCGGTGAAGGTGGTGGCAAGCAGCGGCATCCCCGTCGTGCTGATGCACCACCAGGGCGACCCGCAGACCATGCAGGTGAGCCCCGCCTATGATGATGCGCTGCTGGATGTCTACGACTGGCTGGAGGCCCGGATCGACGCCTGCGAGGCAGCTGGTATCGCACGCGGGAAAATCATCCTCGACCCCGGCATCGGCTTCGGCAAGACCGTGCGGCACAATCTTGAAATCCTGAATGGCCTCAGCCTCTTCCACGCGCTGGGCTGCCCGATCCTGCTGGGGGTCAGCCGCAAGCGCTTCATCGCCGCGCTCTCCCGCGAGGAGCCCGCCACCGAGCGCCTGCCAGGCAGCCTTGCCATTGCGGTTCAAGGCGCGGCGCAGGGCGTGCAAATGTTCCGCGTCCACGACGTTCCTGAGACCGTGCAGGCGTTGAAGGTGTGGCAGGGGATGCAGGACGCCGCCCTGATGCCGCCGGGGATGTGAGGGCTTCTCAGGCTGAGGCAGAAGTTTTCGCAGGAGGGTCGTGGCCCCTCTTGGCAACCTCCCATTCGTTTGGTCGGGCCGCGCCTGTCACGAACCTTGGTGCGTGCTGGAGAGAACAGCGCGTCTGCTCCTTAAAATCATTCGAAATCTTGGGATGTTGAGTGGAGAGCACCCGGTCCAAGGGATGTGCGAGCATTCACGATCCAGCGAATGCCGCCGCTCATGCGGGATGCGGTTCGATGACCCTGAGCCGCCAAGCCGAACTGGCCCGTTCTAATATCCGCGTCCCGAAAATAAACGGGAGGTGCAGGAGGGACTGAGTCCCTCCTGCGAAAGTCCAGCTTTCCAGATGAATACAACGACGCGCAGCGGGAAAGCGGCGCGGTTTGTGGCGTTGTCCTTCCTGTTCCGGTGGCGGCTGCGTTGTGGTGAGCGTGCCGTTGCCTGTCACGTTGGTTGGGAGGAAAGGCGATGGACCGCAAGCTGTTGGGAGTGGTGTGTGCGCTGGGGGCGGGGCTGTTGGCCCAGCCCGTGCAGGCGCAGGAGACAGGGCAGGGTGGTCAGGTGGTGCTGGGCGCGACGGCGGGGACGCTCGGCATCGGGCCGGAGGTGGGCTATCGCTTCAGCCCGCTGTTCGGGGTGCGCGCCAACGCGGGCTGGTTCCACTGGGACGAGGACTTCGACATCGACGACGTGGATTATAACGGCAAGCTGAAGCTCAACTCCTACGGGCTGATGGCGGATGTTTACCCGTTCCGGGGCAAGTTCCGGGTGTCGGTGGGCGCGCGCCTCAACGACAACCACGTGCGGCTGCGGGCGACGCCGGGCGAGCCGGTGACCATCGGCAACGATGTCTACACGCCCGAGGAAATCGGCACGCTGCGCGGCAACATCGAAACCAACCGGATCGCGCCGATGGTGACGATTGGTTATGCGGGCCGTCTGGCGACGGGCTGGGCGTTCGCCATCGAGGCGGGCGCGTTGTTCCATGGCAGCCCGGAGGTGGGCGCGCTGACGGCCAACGGCTTTCTGGCCGATCACCCGGAGTTCCAGCAGGACTTGCGGCGGGAGATCGATGAGATCGAAGACGAGGCGGATGACTACAAGGTCTGGCCCGTGCTCCAGCTGAGCGTGTCGTACCGCTTCTAATCGCTTGGCCATCGACGCCCGGCCCCTTGCGAGCGACCGGGCGCGGGATGCGGCATCGCGGCGGCCCATAGGCGGGTGTTATGATGGTCGTGGTCTTGCGTCTCGGGCGCACGGGCTGCCGGCTGTGTGGGCGAGAGGGAGTAAGCGGGAATGGCAGACTATCGGGACGACGACCGGTTCACCGGGCGGCTTGCGCGCTATGCGCGCGTGGGCACGGCCATGGGCGGGCTGGCGGCCCGGTTCGCCGCCAACCGCGTGCTGGGCGCGCCGCTGGACCGGGCGCAGCACGCCGGGCAGATCCGCCAGTCGCTGGGCGGCCTCAAGGGCCCGGTGATGAAGCTGGCCCAGCTGCTCTCCACCATTCCTGATGCGCTGCCACCGGAGTACGCGCAGGAGCTTTCCCAGCTTCAGGCCAACGCGCCCGCCATGGGCTGGCCGTTCGTGCGGCGGCGGATGCGGACCGAACTGGGCGAGGACTGGCGGGCGCGCTTCGCCAGCTTCGAGGAGCAGGCGGCGGCCGCCGCCTCGCTGGGGCAGGTGCACCGGGCGACCGGACACGACGGGCGGTTGTTGGCGGTGAAGCTGCAATACCCGGACATGGGCTCGGCGGTGGAGGCGGACCTCAAGCAACTGGACATGGTGCTGGGGCTCTACCGCGCCTACGACAAATCGATCGACGTTTCGGAAATCCGCCATGAACTGGCCGACCGGCTGCGCGAGGAGCTGGACTATGAGCTGGAAGCCGGGCGGATGCGGCTTTACGGCCACATGCTGGCGGGCGAGGCGGCCGTGCACGTGCCCGAGCCGGTGGCGGATCTTTCCACCAAACGCCTACTGACCATGACCTGGCTGGAAGGGCGGCCGATCCTCGACTTCAAGCAGGCCGACCAGGAGACGCGCAACCGCATCGCCATCAACATGTTCCGCACGTGGTACGTGCCGTTCCACCGCTACGGCGTCATCCATGGCGACCCGCACCTGGGCAACTACTCGGTGCGGGAAGACCTGACCATCAACCTCCTCGACTTCGGCTGCGTGCGGATTTTCCCGCCCCGCTTCGTCGGCGGGGTGATCGACTTGTATCGCGCGCTGCGCGATGGAGACCAGCAGCTGGCCGTCCACGCCTACGAGACCTGGGGCTTTAAGGGGCTGACGCAGGAGCTGATCGAGACGCTGAACATCTGGGCCAGCTTTGTCTACAGCCCGCTGATGGAAGACCGGCCGCGCCTCATCAACGCCGCCGAGAAGCCGGGCGACTACGGCCGGGAACAGGCGGCAAAGGTGCATGCAAGGCTAAGGGAGCTGGGGCCGGTACGCCCGCCGCGCGAGTTCGTGTTCATGGATCGGGCCGCCGTGGGGCTGGGCGGGGTGTTCCTGCATCTGCAGGCCCATGTGAACTGGTATCGGCTGTTCCAGGACATTATCGAGGGATTCGACGTGGAGACGTTGGCGCGGGCGCAAGGAGAGGCTCTGCAGGCGGCAGGATTGCCGCCGGGCTGAGGCGGATGGACCGGTTGCGACCTTTCCGCGCGGGATTGGGGCCGGAAATGGCGGTTTTCCGCCACTTTTCAAGAGGTTGTCCCGTGGGACAATTCTTAATTCAAATGAATACATTACAATTAAAAGCAATAATATTTCATGAATTATTCTTGAAAACTCAGAACATGTCCGCAATATGAGCGGGCCTGAACAGGCTTTCGCTTGGCTTGACGGCGCGCTTTGCTATGGTGCGCCGCCTAGTTCGACATACGGAGTTTTGTAGCAATGGCTGAGAGCAACTTCGATTTTCGTGACCACAAGCGGACCTACGAGGGCTTCCTTGGGATGACCAAGTACATGACCATCGCGGTCGTGCTCATTCTGATCGGGATGGCTGTGTTTCTGGTAAACTAGCCTCCGTCAACAGGGGGGAGAATTGATGAAGATTGCGGTGGTGAAGGAGGTCCGCGCCGCCGAACGGCGAGTTGCGGCCACACCGGAGACCATAAAAAAGCTGAAAGGGCTGGGGTTCGACCTGGCCGTTGAAACGGGCGCCGGTGCGCTCTCGTACATTTCGGATGCGGATTACGAGGCCGCCGGCGCGCTTGTGGGCGACCGGGCAGCAGTGCTCGCCAATGCGGATATCGTGCTGAAGGTTCAGGGCCCTGGAGCCGACGAACTGGCGGGGCTTCCCCGCGGCGCGGTGCTGGTGGCGAGCCTCAACCCCTATCAGAACCGGGACCTGATGCAGGCCTATGCCAGCGCCGGTCTCACGGCCATGGCCATGGAGTTCATGCCGCGCATTACCCGCGCGCAATCCATGGACATCCTCTCCTCCCAATCCAACCTGGCCGGGTATAAGGCCGTGCTCGATGCCTGCGAGCACTTCGGCCGGGCCCTGCCCATGATGATGACGGCCGCCGGGACCATTCCGGCCGCCAAGGTCTTCGTCATGGGCGCGGGCGTGGCGGGCCTGCAGGCCATCGCCACCGCCAAGCGGCTGGGCGCGATCGTCTCGGCAACCGACGTACGGCTTGCCGCCAAGGAACAGGTGGAAAGCCTGGGCGGCAAGTTCGTCATGGTCGAGGACGAGGAAACCCGCCAGGCGGAAACCTCGGGCGGCTACGCCAAGGAAATGTCCGACGCCTACAAGGCCAAGCAGGCGGCGCTGATCGCGGACACCATCCGCAAGCAGGATATCATCATCACCACCGCGCTCATTCCCGGCCGGCCCGCGCCGCGCCTGGTGACGGCGGAGATGGTGGCCTCCATGCAGCCGGGCTCGGTGATCGTGGATCTGGCGGCCGAGCAGGGCGGCAACTGCGAGCTGACGCAACCGGGCGAAGTGGTGACGACGCCGAACGGCGTTACCATCGTTGGCCACCGCAACGTGCCAAGCCGGCTTGCCGCCAACGCCTCGGCGCTGTTCTCACGCAACCTCTACAACTTCCTGGCCGCCTTCCACGACAAGGAGGCCAAGACCATCGCCTGGAACTGGGACGACGAGATCCTCAGGGCCATCGTCGTCACCAAGGACGGCGCGGTCGTGCATCCTGCGCTTCAAGGTTGAGGGGGGCAGCCATGGATTTCATCGGACAGCTTTCGATTTTCGTGCTGGCGATCTTCGTCGGCTACTACGTCGTCTGGTCGGTCACCCCGGCCCTTCACACCCCGCTCATGGCCGTGACCAACGCGATCTCCTCGGTGATCGTGGTGGGCGCGCTCATCGCGGCGGCTCCCGCCGACTGGACCCTCGCCAAATGGCTGGGCCTCGTCGCCGTGGCGCTGGCCGCGGTGAACATCTTCGGCGGCTTTGCCGTCACCCAGCGCATGCTGGCCATGTACAAGAAAAAAGAGAAGAAGTGAGGCGGGGATGGAAAACGCTAACTCTGTTATGGAGCACGCGGCCGGCGTGACCGTTGCCGGCGTGCCCGCGTGGGTCGCGCTGGCCTATCTGGCCTCGGGCGTCCTTTTCATTCTGGCGCTGCGGGGCTTGTCCAGCCCGACGACCAGCCGCCGGGGCAATTTCTTCGGCATGATCGGTATGCTCATCGCCGTGGTGACGACGCTCGTCACCCACGAGTTGGCGAGCCTGCCGGAAATCGGCGGCGCGCTCCTCATCGGCGGCGGCCTCGGCTACATCATCGCCCAGCGCATCGCCATGACGGCAATGCCGCAGCTGGTGGCGGCGTTCCACAGCCTCGTGGGCCTTGCCGCCGTGCTGGTGGCGGCGGCCGCTTTCTCCAACCCGGAAGCCTTCGGCATCGGCACGGCGGACAACATCCACGTGGTCAGCCGCATCGAGATGAGCCTCGGCATCGCCATCGGTGCGATCACCTTCTCGGGCTCGGTCATCGCCTTTGCGAAGCTGAACGGCAACATGTCGGGCGCGCCGATCCTGCTGCCGGGCCGGCACGTCATCAACCTCGCGCTGCTGGCGGGCATCATCGGGCTGGTGGTCTACTTCTGCACCGACCAGTCGCCGACCATCTTCTGGACCATCACGGCGCTGTCGTTCCTCATCGGCTTCCTGCTCATCATCCCGATCGGCGGGGCCGACATGCCGGTGGTCGTCTCCATGCTCAACAGCTACTCAGGCTGGGCGGCAGCGGCCATGGGCTTCACCCTGCACAACAGCGCCATGATTATCACCGGCGCGCTGGTGGGCTCGTCTGGCGCGATCCTCAGCTACATCATGTGCAAGGGCATGAATCGCAGCTTCATCTCGGTGATTGCGGGCGGCTTCGGCGCGGATACCTCCGCCGCCGCAAGCGGGCCGAAGGTCGACCGGCCGATCAAGCAGGGCTCGGCGGAGGACGCGGCGTTCATCCTGAAGAACGCCTCCTCGGTCATCATCGTGCCGGGCTACGGCATGGCGGTGGCGCAGGCCCAGCACGCGCTGCGCGAAATGGCCGACATGCTGAAGGCCGAGGGCGTCTCCGTGAAATACGCCATCCACCCGGTGGCGGGCCGCATGCCGGGGCACATGAACGTGCTGCTGGCCGAGGCCAACGTGCCCTACGACGAGGTGTTCGAACTGGAGGACATCAACTCCGAGTTCGGCCAGGCGGACGTGGCCTACGTGATCGGCGCGAACGACGTGACCAACCCTTCGGCCAAGACCGATCGTTCCTCCCCGATCTACGGCATGCCGGTGCTGGACGTGGAGAAGGCCAAGACCGTGCTGTT from Pedomonas mirosovicensis includes these protein-coding regions:
- a CDS encoding ABC1 kinase family protein: MADYRDDDRFTGRLARYARVGTAMGGLAARFAANRVLGAPLDRAQHAGQIRQSLGGLKGPVMKLAQLLSTIPDALPPEYAQELSQLQANAPAMGWPFVRRRMRTELGEDWRARFASFEEQAAAAASLGQVHRATGHDGRLLAVKLQYPDMGSAVEADLKQLDMVLGLYRAYDKSIDVSEIRHELADRLREELDYELEAGRMRLYGHMLAGEAAVHVPEPVADLSTKRLLTMTWLEGRPILDFKQADQETRNRIAINMFRTWYVPFHRYGVIHGDPHLGNYSVREDLTINLLDFGCVRIFPPRFVGGVIDLYRALRDGDQQLAVHAYETWGFKGLTQELIETLNIWASFVYSPLMEDRPRLINAAEKPGDYGREQAAKVHARLRELGPVRPPREFVFMDRAAVGLGGVFLHLQAHVNWYRLFQDIIEGFDVETLARAQGEALQAAGLPPG
- a CDS encoding NAD(P)(+) transhydrogenase (Re/Si-specific) subunit beta — translated: MEHAAGVTVAGVPAWVALAYLASGVLFILALRGLSSPTTSRRGNFFGMIGMLIAVVTTLVTHELASLPEIGGALLIGGGLGYIIAQRIAMTAMPQLVAAFHSLVGLAAVLVAAAAFSNPEAFGIGTADNIHVVSRIEMSLGIAIGAITFSGSVIAFAKLNGNMSGAPILLPGRHVINLALLAGIIGLVVYFCTDQSPTIFWTITALSFLIGFLLIIPIGGADMPVVVSMLNSYSGWAAAAMGFTLHNSAMIITGALVGSSGAILSYIMCKGMNRSFISVIAGGFGADTSAAASGPKVDRPIKQGSAEDAAFILKNASSVIIVPGYGMAVAQAQHALREMADMLKAEGVSVKYAIHPVAGRMPGHMNVLLAEANVPYDEVFELEDINSEFGQADVAYVIGANDVTNPSAKTDRSSPIYGMPVLDVEKAKTVLFIKRGMGSGYAGVENELFFRDNTMMLFGDAKKMTEEIVKSLGH
- the folP gene encoding dihydropteroate synthase, with the protein product MTDLDHARASLSSLPEEARLYLRPTGLGCVPAHDPSAVRRLAGGMAWFGLVHIIARVGRQRRVSVVAPVGEVEALIDGLPAAHRERAGMQWRNLLKPRPALDMGHGKMLSFDRPAVMGILNVTPDSFSDGGKHVDAQVAAETAWAMMKAGAAIIDVGAESTRPGAKPVWEGDEIERMRLLLERLAHQPVPWSADTRKAAVMRYALGQGVGIINDVSALTYDPEAVKVVASSGIPVVLMHHQGDPQTMQVSPAYDDALLDVYDWLEARIDACEAAGIARGKIILDPGIGFGKTVRHNLEILNGLSLFHALGCPILLGVSRKRFIAALSREEPATERLPGSLAIAVQGAAQGVQMFRVHDVPETVQALKVWQGMQDAALMPPGM
- a CDS encoding NAD(P) transhydrogenase subunit alpha encodes the protein MDFIGQLSIFVLAIFVGYYVVWSVTPALHTPLMAVTNAISSVIVVGALIAAAPADWTLAKWLGLVAVALAAVNIFGGFAVTQRMLAMYKKKEKK
- the ftsH gene encoding ATP-dependent zinc metalloprotease FtsH, yielding MPDKRGPSTLGRSIALWAIIIVVLVLMFNMFSPQQQTGAASQLAYSDFLAQVEEGHVREAQIRGPEITGTLSDGQAFRTYAPDDPNLVDRLASKGVTFKAAPEESRSLLMQLLFNMLPFLLVLGIWIFVMRQMQNGAGRGAMGFGKSRARLLSEKQGRVTFDDVAGIDEAREELQEIVDFLKDPQKFQRLGGKIPKGALLVGPPGTGKTLLARAIAGEANVPFFSISGSDFVEMFVGVGASRVRDMFEQAKKNAPCIIFIDEIDAVGRHRGAGLGGGNDEREQTLNQLLVEMDGFEANDGIIIVAATNRPDVLDPALLRPGRFDRQIVVPRPDIQGREKILSVHMKKVPLAPDVKAKVIARGTPGFSGADLANLVNEAALLAARKGKRLVAMTDFEEAKDKVMMGVERKSMAMTEEEKALTAYHEAGHALVALHEPASDPIHKATIIPRGRALGMVMRLPERDSYSYHRDKMYANLSVAMGGRVAEELIFGYDKVTSGASGDIQMATSLARTMVTQWGMSDKLGPLMYGENQEEVFLGHSIARTQNISEETARLIDAEVKRIVMESYERAKKVLTDHKEDLHKIAKALLEFETLAGDEIKALIEGKSIERHDVEEDTPPPSTGVSAVPKTGGRSFGGPEPQPQG
- a CDS encoding Re/Si-specific NAD(P)(+) transhydrogenase subunit alpha; this translates as MKIAVVKEVRAAERRVAATPETIKKLKGLGFDLAVETGAGALSYISDADYEAAGALVGDRAAVLANADIVLKVQGPGADELAGLPRGAVLVASLNPYQNRDLMQAYASAGLTAMAMEFMPRITRAQSMDILSSQSNLAGYKAVLDACEHFGRALPMMMTAAGTIPAAKVFVMGAGVAGLQAIATAKRLGAIVSATDVRLAAKEQVESLGGKFVMVEDEETRQAETSGGYAKEMSDAYKAKQAALIADTIRKQDIIITTALIPGRPAPRLVTAEMVASMQPGSVIVDLAAEQGGNCELTQPGEVVTTPNGVTIVGHRNVPSRLAANASALFSRNLYNFLAAFHDKEAKTIAWNWDDEILRAIVVTKDGAVVHPALQG
- a CDS encoding aa3-type cytochrome c oxidase subunit IV; its protein translation is MAESNFDFRDHKRTYEGFLGMTKYMTIAVVLILIGMAVFLVN